Proteins encoded together in one Cicer arietinum cultivar CDC Frontier isolate Library 1 chromosome 4, Cicar.CDCFrontier_v2.0, whole genome shotgun sequence window:
- the LOC101505344 gene encoding lipid droplet phospholipase 1: MEKNEVFTSESIDGSRDVWSSKSSDSSSADHLVVMVNGILGNATDWKFASEQFVKELPDKVFVHCSERNVSTLTLDGVDIMGERLAEEVLEVIRRKPNMRRISFIAHSVGGLVARYAIGRLYRPPEKEPVQDLINKGKVDSIGTICGLEATNFITVATPHLGSRGNKQVPFLFGVTAFEKVASYVIHWIFRRTGRHLFLTDDDEGKPPLLRRMVEDYDECYFMSALRTFKRRVLYSNVHHDHIVGWRTSSIRRDNELPKWEDILNEKYPHVVYEERCKACDAEQCDITEESGSDKIEEELVTGLSCVSWEKVDVSFHSSRQRFAAHSVIQVKDQISHIEGADVIQHMIDHFLT, encoded by the exons ATGGAGAAGAACGAGGTATTCACATCGGAATCCATCGATGGAAGCCGCGATGTTTGGAGTTCCAAATCCTCCGATTCTTCCTCCGCTGACCATCTCGTTGTCATGGTCAATGGAATTCTCGGAAA TGCAACGGATTGGAAGTTTGCGTCAGAGCAATTTGTTAAAGAGCTTCCTGATAAGGTTTTTGTTCACT GTAGTGAACGAAATGTGTCTACGCTGACACTAGATGGAGTGGACATAATGGGGGAGCGATTGGCAGAGGAG GTCCTTGAGGTGATTCGTAGAAAGCCAAATATGCGTAGAATCTCCTTTATTGCACACTCAGTTGGAGGATTAGTGGCACGATATGCTATTGGGAGGCTATATAGGCCACCTGAAAAAGAACCTGTGCAGGACTTAATCAATAAAGGTAAGGTGGACTCGATAGGTACAATATGCGGCTTGGAGGCAACAAATTTCATAACTGTTGCTACACCTCATCTAGGGTCAAGGGGTAATAAGCAG GTTCCATTTCTTTTTGGGGTAACTGCATTTGAGAAAGTTGCAAGCTATGTTATTCATTGGATTTTTAGAAGAACAGGTCGACATCTTTTCCTTACCGATGATGATGAGGGAAAACCTCCATTGCTTAGACGCATGGTTGAAGACTATGATGAATGTTATTTCAT GTCTGCATTGCGTACTTTCAAACGCCGGGTTTTATATTCAAATGTGCACCATGACC ATATTGTTGGCTGGAGAACATCATCTATTAGACGTGATAATGAACTTCCAAAG TGGGAGGATATCCTCAATGAAAAATATCCACATGTTGTATATGAAGAGCGCTGCAAGGCTTGTGATGCTGAGCAGTGTGACATAACAGAAGAGAGCGGCTCTGATAAGATAGAAG AGGAGCTGGTAACAGGTTTGTCTTGTGTGTCATGGGAAAAAGTAGATGTTAGCTTCCACAGTAGCAGACAGAGATTTGCTGCTCATAGTGTCATTCAG GTCAAAGACCAAATCTCACATATAGAAGGTGCAGATGTTATACAACATATGATTGACCATTTTCTTACATAG